The Zymoseptoria tritici IPO323 chromosome 4, whole genome shotgun sequence genome includes the window AAGACAACACACAAATCTCTCTTTTCGACAACTGCCGGACTGCTGCCTACCACCCTATGCCGCTTGTTCGCCATTCTGGACCGGAGTCTTGGATATGAATATTTGTTTTTGATTGCTGACACAGTTTGTCACAGTGATTTTGGAGAAGTGTCCACCATAAGATGAAGGAAATGCCAAAAGCCAAACGCGAGGAAACGGTACGAACCATAGCTCACTTACATCGTTGTGAAGACTGACTGTAGACCTTCGTACCAGCGCCGGAGAGCAAGAAAACAGACCAAGAGTGGCATCAGTAGCCTGTCCCATCGCCTGGGCTCCATTTTGCACCGCAAAGCCTTCAAATCATCCTCCCAACGATTCAAGCTTCGCCCATCGCTGCGCGGTAACCTCGCAAACAAGTGGGCGTACGCATTCAAACAAGAGGAGATCCGCACACGACCGCCCGCGATCGACCGTGCATCAGGGAACCAAGTCCAGCAACCGGCCTCTTGTCACCTCCTCGCACTGCCACGCGAGCTTAGAGAGTGCATCTACGACTTCGTGTTCTCCACCGGCATCGACATCGGAGCTGAAGTTGCGCTCGTCGGCGCAGAAAAGCCTCTGAGGATGGCAGGACGGACACTCTTGCAAACGTGCAGACAGATACACAACGAAGGGAGACTTACTTTTTGGTTGGAGTGTCGCAGGTTCTGGCAGCACACCCATTTCACCGCCTCGCTCGACAGGTTCAAGTCGGGCTCAAGTGTCAAAGCAGCGCTTCGGAGGATCGGCGGAGAAGACCTGGGACGTATCGAGAGGGTCACAATCGATCTACACTTTGACTTCTCGAGTGGTCTCTGTAGGCTGGCGTTGGTGGGAGGCATCTGGTGGCAGATCTGGTTGCACTCCGGAGTGCCAGAAGATGACAATGACACGCTGCAAGTGCAATTCATTCGTCAGCAGCCGCTCAGATCACAGGGAATTCGGAAGATCTCTCACAGGTATCAAGAAAGAGATCTAGCTCATCGGTACACGCTGCACAAGACAAGCGTGCCGGTGATCGCAGAGTCTGCTGAGTCGGTGGATCGGGCGGGCCAGGTCATTTTGGCAGTCTTCGTGCAGTCTCGGCGCTGGCAGGAGCTGTTCCAATAGAAGCAGTTGGAATCTTGCCGCAAAGGAATGGCATTGACGGCGACATTCGAGGATGGAATATGCCTTTGAACCATCGCGACACCAAGGCAGTATTCGTCATTGAAAATATTTCGAAAGAGAGAACAGCGCTCGTACAGATAATCGAAGGAGACGTGCACCTTCTGCCTGCGCATAGACTGCCGGTCACAGTACGCCACTGTCAAGTGAATGTGATATGcatgaggtgaggttgatggTTTCATCCAACACGAGTGAGGCGCGAGAAGAGTGGTCCGAAATGCCCCGTCGGATTTCAAGCCTCCCTTGTAAACGCCGACGTGCCGTTGCCCGGACGCTGGTAAACACGGCCCAACCTCAAACACAATCCATCACCAACCCTGAGCGTCTACGAACTCTGCTCTTGGACCTTGACATTCCGTTCTCCCAGCATATTCCATTCTTCTTGCCACTGAAGCATCTTCCTGCACTCCACCAACTTCACCTCCACGAACCATCAACGGTCaacagctccagctccggcCTCACAGTCCTTCCAGCAAGCCCCCACTATCCTTCATCGAGTTCTCACAGAAGCAAACAACCACCACAGTACAAGAGAATGGCGAGCAGGTTGGACACCATCAATTCCTCCACGGTCTCGACATCATCCGTCAACAAGAGCACTAAAGCGACAATGACCAGCACCAACACAAGCGCCAGCTTGATCAAGCGGTTCGTCAGATCACGCTCGACATCTCTGCTCTCACTAACATCCACTCTCACAGCCTACAATCCGAACTCATGTCCCTCATGATGAGCCCAACTCCCGGCATCAGCGCCTTCCCCTCCGGCGCCGACATGACCAAGTGGAACGCCACGATGGAGGGACCCACCGAAACACCCTACGAAGGCCTCACCCTCAAGCTCAAAATCTCCTTTCCGTCCAACTACCCGATGTCGCCACCTCAGATCCTCTTCCGCACGCCAATCTACCACCCGAATGTCGACATGAGCGGGCGTATCTGTTTGGATATCTTGAAAGAGGCGGGACCGGCGGAGGGTGCTTGGAGTGCTGCTCTGCCCACTAGCAGTGTGTTGTTGAGTATTCAGAGTTTGCTGGGGGAGCCGAACAAGTGAGTGAAGGGATTTGGGAGAGGTATTGATATGAGGAGAAGTGCTGACGATTTTTCATACAGCTCCTCGCCTCTCAACGGTGAAGCTGCTCTCATGTGGGACCGTGACATGGTGGAGTTCAAGCGCAAGGTTCTGGCTCGTCACGTCGTGCCGGAgctgttggaggaggaggagtaggaCGGAGAGGCAGAGTCTTGAACGATTGTACTACCACCATGCGGACACGGACGATTGCATATTGGCGTTGGGCATTGGTTTTGCTTTGGGTTACTGAGTGTGCATGGCCTGGAGATGGCATTATGGCATTGCTTTGGTTGCATACGAGCTATGTTGCATATGATCACGGCTGCAACAAGACCAGCATGGCTTCATTTAGCGGGACTCGAAAGCATGGCCGGAAGTCGATGTGATGATGCGGATCACTGCGACCTACGATTGTATGCATGAATGTAACTTCTGCTCAGCACTGGTGCATTTTGAAGCTGTTTCTTGACGTCTTTGGTGCATGAATGGCATGAGAATGCTTCTGATCCTGCGCATTCGGTCTTCCGAGGCgctctctccttcttccgccATAAATCAATGAAGGACTGCTCTCGTAGAATTGATGTTTATAGGAAGTCCCCTTTCGAGTGAATCGCCTTTAGCAGACGCCAAGCTGCCGGAGTGAAGTCCGCTTTTGGAGCTCCGACGCGATCTTCTTGTCTTGAGCCAAGGTACGCGCAACTTCACTCTTCCACGACAATACCAACCTCTTTCATCTCCCACGATTGTCGTCCGGTTCTTTCGCCATCCCGAATACCTCTTCACAACATCCGCGATCATGGCCGACCAGAACAACCCACCGAAATTCGCCTTCGGTCAGCCATCAAACACGCCTTCATCAGGTTCACTTTTCGGCAACAACGCATCCACATCAGCACCAGCATTCGGGTCAACTCCCAGCACGGCAGGCGCGAAACCTCTCTTCGGCGCGATCACGAACAATACCACCGGCGGTAACACAGCGAACACTGGCTCGACCTTGTTCGGGCAATCAACAGGCGCGAGTGGCAGCAGCACACCACAGGCACCACGTCCAGGCAGCGGTTTCCTTGGAGGCGGTGGCTTCACCGCAGGTGCATCGACGACTCCCATGGGTGAGCCAAAGACGTCGGGTGGACTATTCGGAGGAGCGCAGGCAGCTGGGACAACAGGAGGTGGAATGTTTGGCGCGCAGAAACCTCAAAGctccggcggcggtggaggtaaCAGCTTGTCTTTCGGCGGtgccaacaacaacacaacaTTAAGCGGGCAGGCACCAGGATCGGGATTGTTCGGCAGCACACAGGGTCAGAGTAATACACCAGCAACGACATCGAGCGGAACTTCAGGCGGGCTGTTTGGAGCCAGTATCGGACAGTCGACGAATCAAACTCAACAGCAGAATAGCGGTTCCACCATGTTCGGCAGCAAGCCTGCAGCTCCATCAGGTGGGCTCTTCGGGAACACGACAACCAGCGCTGCAGGAACGCAGTCTGGCAGCAACACAACCTCTACTGCTCCGCCGACTTCTACTCTGTTTTCCAACATTggaaacaacaacaacacatcATCCGCAGCTCCCGCATCGGcgactaccgctacgacCTCTGGTGGACAAACTTCAAGCATCTTTGGCAGCAAGGCACCCGCAGCGCCGACTAGTGGTGGACTTTTTGGAAATCTCGGCCAGAACTCAAACGCAACGCCTCCAGCGAGCGCTGCTCCAACTGGTGGACTTTTCGGTGCCGCTGGACAGTCCAAGCCAGCCGAGAATTCTACACCGAAACCTGCAGGCTCCTCCTTCTTTCCCAGCAGCACGCCTGCTACCACCAGCGCTCCGGCAGCACTGTCTGCGGCTCCAGCACCGAGCATGTTCAGTATGGGAGCTCCCACCACTACATCCGCGCCATCGTCATTCTTTCCCAGCACCACTGCGGCTTCGACTGCGGCGCCATCAACTTCCTCACTGTTCCCTCAGACCTCGACAGCTCGACCCGCTTTGAGCGGAAACGCGGCGCCTTCCATGTTCGGTGCAGCTGCGACTTCATCCACACAGCCTGCAACGACAAGCGCCGCTCCCGCGCCCGCCGCAGCTTCTACGACAGGACTTTTCGGCTCCTCCACTACGACCACAGCACCAGCGGCCACCACGGCAGCGAATGCATCCACGACCGCACCCTCCGCCGCCGGTCCCACCGCCGGAACTGGCTCTCGTCTAGCCCACAAGTCGCTCGATGAGATCTTGACGATGTGGTCGACATCACTCACCGCTCACCAAAAGACCTTCCAGAACCTCGCCTCTCGCACATCAGCCTGGGACCGCCAACTGGTCGAGAACAGCGCGAAGATCTCTGCCCTTTACGGACGCTGCTTCCAAGCCGAGCGTGACTGCAGCGAAGTCGAGCGTCAACTGGCCAACGTCGAACACACGCAATCCGAAGTCGAGCACTTCCTGGATAAGtacgaagaggaggtggaCAAGCTGATGGGCAGCACCGGCGTGGGCGAGGATGGAATAGGAGGTGTCGACGCGGAGCGTGAGCGCACATACAAGACGGCGGAGAACTGCTCTTCTCGACTGGGGGAGCTGAGCACGAGCTTGACGGATATGGTGGATGAGATCAACGTGACGAGCGAGAAGCTTTCGGGACACAACAAGGATAAGGAGAGTCAGGCTAGTGGTGATCCGTTGAGACAGATTGTTGGCGTGCTCAACCGGCATTTGTCGCAGTTGCAGGGTATTGGGACTGGTGCAAACAATTTGCAGGAGAAGGTCGCTGCTGCTCAGCGGGAGGCGAGGAGTCTGAGTACGCAGGGTCTGAATGGCGGAGGTGCGTGGGTGGAGGACTTTGGGAGGAGTTATCTGGGCAGGAGATGAGTGTGATGGGAGTCGAATGTCACGACTGAGAATTGGCGGATATCACGAGAGTAGATGGTCTGGGATGCGGAGATCGAGGCTCATAAGGGACAGGATCAGACAGGGATCACAGGAAGGTCGGCATGCCATCCAGCATGATGTACCAACAATTACCACACGAAATCCGGCTTCGCCTGGGCTGAGAAAGCCGACGGAAGGCCAGGAGATAGATGAATGAAAAGCGTCCTGCTCCTCTGCATATCAAAGTGCTGTTCAACACTCACCTTGTGTCCTCATAAACCAGCACCCCTTCCACCAAAACCTCCTCCCCACTGCCTAGATCCAACACCTCCAACTCCACTTCACTCCCTCCCTTCACCTCCATCGTCAACGGCGCCCGCTGCGAGAACCCACTTCCCCGCGTCGTCTCCAACGCCGCCCATCCAGTAACTTCCACCCCATCGACGTTCGCCCGCGCGTGCTTGAACGCATTCTTCGGCCCGTTGTACGTGTATTGGATATACACCACTTTCTTCCCCGCCTTGCCAGTCGTCGGCCACGTAAACGTAAACTTCGTCGCGGAAGGGGTCACTTTCGCCGCTTTCCCACCCGGACAATCGGTCGACGCACAGTCCACCAACTGCTCCTTCGGCGTCGTCGAGTCCGCCGCGGAGATGGTATCAAACGGCAAGTCTGCCACCGTTCCCGATTCGAGATCGAGTGTCCAGCCGGAGGTGTAGTGCAGCGACAAGGATTTCTTGGAGGGATCGTAGGTGACGGGGTAGAAGGCGTAAGTGGAAGAGCCGAGCTGGGCGGCATTCCAGTGGTCGCCGAGGTAGAGGTAGGTCGTGGCTTGGGTGCCCTTGATGGTGATGTCGTAGGCGTTTTGGGTGAGGTAGGCGTAGGTTCCTTtcggggagaggagggttgtTGCGGACCAGGGGCCGGACATGGAGGGGGCGGTGTGGTAGCCGTTGTCTGGGGTGGAGAAAGGGTCAGCGAGGTGAAGGGAAGATGGGGGTGGCGATGTAGGCTGGAGTTTCTAGCTTGAGACTAGAGGCGGTGTTTGTAACCATGCTGTAGAGACTCGTCGCTTTTGGGAAAACTCACCTGTCGGTGTCCATCCGTCTTGAGGACTGAAGAGGAGGTAGTACGTTCCGTCAATGAGGAACACACCCGGAGCTTCCTGAAAGACGCCTTTGAATGTGTACTCCGACTTGACAACATTGTAGTAATCCTCGTCGAGACTGGCAATCTCAAAGTCGGCGTTGCCATTCGTCGCAAAGATGAGGTACGCAATCGAGGTGCTCGGATCCTTGTAGATCGTCATATCCCGCGACTGCTGCCCGAGAGGATTGAAGTTTCCCTTCCAGGTATACGGCCCATTGACAGTCTTACTCGTCGCCACGCCAGTCCAAGCGGCGCCATAGTTGGAGGTGTCGCCGTGGAACCACATTACATACTCCTTGTTTTTGTCGTTGTAGATGACTTTTGGTCGTTCGAcgatgttggaggaggagatgttggATCCTGAGATGGGCGACAAGACGTGGCCTTGAGCGGTCCATGTCGTCAGGTCGGGTGACGAGTAGCAGTTGACGCCTTGGAAGGTTCCGCCTGTGCTTTTGTCTTCGCCGAACCAGTACCAGTTGCTATCCGAGGAGTCTGCGCTGCGGATTATGTTGCCGCCGTGAGCTTGGATCAGGTTACCAGCGGTGTCGGTCATGTTCAAGAGAGGGAAGAAAGTTGCAGCAttggagagagggaggaggaagagaagtaCTGTCATCCTTGAAGCCATGGTCGCGAACATATTGAAGCTCGCAGTGACAACGACGAAAGAATGATTTGAACTCGAGAGTAAGAAATGAATCGACCGCCCTATACATATACATTGACCCGAATGGCAGTTGGACTTGCCTCCCACCTAATAAAGGCGAAGTCATTAGATCTTCCGTTGTTTGCCTACACGGGTCGACCAAAATAGATCCGGCAGATCCGTCGTGTTTCAAGCTTATACATGACGCACGAGTCGTCGATCGAAGTGGTTCCAGAGGGAGTTGCAGAAGCAGATTGAGTCCGATAGCCATACTGGATGAGGACGATTCTCCCCATATTCGCGAATGTGAAGAGCGGAGGATCAACagtcctcgacgaagatggagacGCCCAGTGCAAGTCCTCGATGACAAGGGAAGCGTGATGAAGTCGATCGGTGCGTGTCGGTCCGGGCACGGGATCCTTGCATCTTGGGCATCCATGTGGGCGAGTTTGTTCTCGAAATATATTTCCTGATCGTCTTGATATTCTTCACAACGCATCCAGACTTGTTCATACGCATTTCTTCGAGCGGCCGCTGCTCGGACGTTGGTCCATATGGGGCTCTCCTGAGACCTTCTTGCATTCCGCAAGCCTGACTGTCACGAGCTTCAGGTTGCCGCACCTGATCTTCGCAAGATGGCTTCACGGCCCTTTCTCGACGTTGCAGTGCGCTGTCAATGTGCTGTTCCATGACAATCAAGGACAAGGCTGCAAGGAAGAAAAGAGCCCAAGTCGCAGGCGTTGATATCGGGATGATTCTTCAAGAGATGTCATCGCTGGCAAGAAACGCAAGAGCCAGGCTGGCGCTTCGACCTTCCCAATCGGCTGGAGGAGTATATACGCCACACGCCACGGCTTACCCAACATGCACATCCGAGAGGAGACGACACCATTGACCCTTTTTGCCTAATTCTCCTACCAACGACCTTGGTTACGGTACCCGATTCCACGTGGAGAATGGGGCTATACATATGTACTAGACCAACGATGAGAGGCGTGGCATTCGTCAGCTAGGTTTCCGCTTTCTTCCTGATTCTCACTTCGCGTTGTTCCTTAGTAGACATTCATATTTGCTACTCACGATTGACTGACGATCGTCAAAACTCAAGCTTGAACAGTATTCGCAATGGCCACCAACGGCATCAACGCGGCGCCCGCCTTTGCTATGAACAAGCCCAATCCCGCGTTGTACACAGATGAGAAGCGTCAGATCTTCATGAACGACTCCCCCGAACTGCAACCCGGCCCAAACGACTGCGTAGTCCGCATGCGCTGTAACGGAATTTGCGGGTAAAAGGACACACCCTCCAACCCCACCTTCCAAATCTCCCTCAACTAATCCTCCCCAGATCCGACGTCCACTTCTGGCACACCGGCTGCATCGGTCCCCTCACCGTAACAGCCCCCCACGTCCTCGGCCACGAAGGCTCCGGCTCAGTCGTCTGGGCCGGCTCCAACGTAACACACCTCCTCCCCGGCGACCGCGTCGCCATCGAGCCCGGCGTGCCTTGCTCCACCTGCTACCAATGCACATCCGGAAACTACAATCTCTGCGCGGACGTGGCATTCTCGGGCGTCCCTCCTTTCTCCGGCTCGATTCGAAGATGGCATGTTCACCCCGCTGCGTTCTTGCACAAGATCCCGGATGAATTGAGTTTTTCGGATGGAGCGCTGTTGGAGCCGTTGAGTGTTGTTCTGCATGGGTTTGAGAGGAGTCCGATTAAACTAGGCGAGTCGACGGTTATTTGCGGCGCCGGGCCGATAGGGATGTGTGCCCTCGCAGTAGCGAAAGCTTCCGGCGCGGCGCCGATAGTGATCACAGATCTCGACGCCGGACGACTCGAGTTCGCGACGGAGTTCGCGCCGGGGTGTATTCCTTACCAGATTGTACCGGGTGTGAGCGCGCAGGATACGGCGGTGGATATTCTCCAGACGATGCAGAAGGCGGGTGGGGACCAGCCGAGGGTGGTGTATGAGTGTACGGGTGTGCAGGGGTCGGTGGTCACGAGTTGTTATTTGCCGCGGCCGGCGGGGGAGGTGATGGTGATTGGGGTGGGGAGGCCGATTATGAATGAGATGCCGTTTATGCATATGTCGCTTGCGGAGGTGGATTTGAAGTTTATTAATCGGTGAGTTTGCTCGATGGGAGATGGCATCGTGGGATGAATCCGACTGTGTGTGGAACTCCGCTGATTTTGACGCTCGACAGATATCATCATTCTTGGCCCATGGCGATCAGGTTACTGCAGCACAAGGTCATCGATCTGCAGCCTTTGGTCACACATCGGTACAAACTGGAGGAGGCACAGAAAGCGTTGGAGGCGTCGGCGGATCGGAATTCTGGATCAATCAAGATTCATATCGAAGACCTGGAGGAGTGATAGAGGAAGCCTCTACCTAAACGCACCCGTGGCGGGTCATTGCATGGGTATTGGGCGGAACATCGAAAGAAAGTCGAAATTTGAAGGATGTAGCAACACACAATGTCATCAGAATCGTAATGTCGTTCAGAGCATGGTTTCCGCTCTCTCTGCTTACGCAAGCGCGCCCATCGGGTCCCAAAGGTTCTAAGAGTAAGGGCGGAATGGTCAGCAAAGTCTCAAAAAGCAAGTAAGAATTGGGGTCAGAAGCTGGCCGGACACACACACGGCGAGCCGGCGAGGACTTCTATCCGCGGATTCACTTACCAGTAGCTTCGGCTTCTGCTTCAGCACATCCCTCACTTCCTTCGAAACGACACTCGGATCCACCACGGCTTGGTAGCAGAACTCGTCCATCCACTTGTCCGACGCAACGAAGTAGCCGTGGTCTCCAGCGTTCTCGCTCCAGCTATTCTCCACTCGCCATCGCACAGGCTTGTTGTCCTCGTCAAGGTGTACCGCCGTCAGCACCATGGCGTGGGTCATCTGACTTTCACCCGTCAACAGTCGCTGAGCCTTGGTCAAACCAAGCTTGATATTGAAACCAAGCTCATAATCAATGAGATCAGTATCCATAATCCCCTTGGCCGAATCCGACTGCTGACCCACATCCGAGCCAAAGAAGACAGGAAGTCCTTTCTTCAGCATAGCCACAACAGCGTTCTTCAACACCGTCTTGTCGACATTGACGTAAGTCACCGGTCGTCCACCCCACACATTACCGAGATGATCAACAGTCAACAGGCGATTGTACTCATTCCTCGGATCGTTGACCAGAGAAATGAACCTCTTGACATGAGTCGTATTGGCGAATTCCAGCGGCGTCATGGAGACGGTCTTGAACGCATTCGAGTTGTCGTAGAATTCCCAGGTGAACTTCTCGTTGGCGGATGGTGGTGGACCGAGACAGAGCGTGAGGATTCGGATGACGTCTTGCATCATGCTTTCTTTGGCTTGGTCGATTTCGTCGGATGAGGCGTTCGCTTGGAGGGCCCGGAGACGTAGACCGTCTTCGCGGAGTTTCGTGGTGAGGATTGTGTTCATCCGTCCGCTGTTTTGGGCGTTCCAGCTGTCTGGGTAGAGGGTTTGTGGGACGATGCCGTATTTTGAGACGAGGTTGACTATCATGTCCCTGCTTAGAATTAATATACGTTCTTCGTAGGGAAGCATGGTTGTACTCACCATTGTCCACCATCGCCGACAGGGCCCGCCATCAAGGCGCTGACCAGTCTGCTGTCCACGTCTTCGTCTGAGGTATCGAGGATTGACTCAAGGAAGTAGTTCGCCTTCTCAACTTTGTCCCAGAAGAAGAGATACCTGGAAGTGGAGGACAGAAGGTCAGCAGCTGACAAGTTCTGGACGTAAGCCTACTGCTCTTCAGATCACTTACGACTGACTCAACTCGAAGCTCTTAATCTGATACTTCTGCTGAATAGCGACTCGGAACACGTTGCATGCAGCGAAAATCCAGCATCTTCCACTGGACCGTTGGTTCGTGACCTGATCTCGCACTCAGCGTGTCGTCCAGCAAGCTGCCTCGACTCACAGCCAACTCACCGGCGAACCTTCGTGTGCAATCTTCACATTGAAAGCTTGTGTATCCTTCAACACCGTCGATCGCTTCTCCAACACCGCAGCCGGATTGTTCGCACTAAACGCCGACAAGCCCAGCTTGTTCTTCGGATCTTTCAACAGCTGGCGTACGTATCGTTCGGTTGCGATGGCGTCGACGTGCTCGGAGTCATCTGAGGAGAAGACTTTGTGCTCCACCGCCTGTCTCTTTCCATGATCGATCTTGAAGGCGTCGAACTTCTCATCCAGGCTCATGACGGGAGCTGGTTCGTGGTCTACGCGGCGGGATCTGACGGGTGGTGAGAGCTGTGGGGTTGAGGCTGCGTTGCCCATCATGGAGAGGATCGTTCGGTATACAAGGGATTGGATGAAGCAGAAGAGgaatgaagaagaagaggtcaACGAGGAGAatacgagaaggagagacgGGAAAGTGCTTACGTCTGTCTTATCGTGGTCGTTCCATCACGGTGGTTTGGGAGCTATGGCCATGCATAAAGCATATCTTGAACCTTAAGAGCTGTATCGCCAACCGACTGCTCTGCCGATGATTTGCCGGTGTCGTCTTCTGTTTCATGTGCGAGCTTCTTGTCAGCAGTCGACATCACACTGAGGACAAAGTCGTTTCGGCAGTGCCCACGAATATGTTCATTCAATAATTCTCCGGATCAAAGAATAGCGATCACACCGGGTGGAGAGCCCACTCCGCCCTTGACGTTCAACGGAGCTGAGGTCAGGAAGAACGAAtacctcttctccttctcacAGAGCTTGCTCAATTCCTCCAGATTCCACCTGCAGAAAGTGGTTGGTCGATTATCAGAAGGCAGGATTGAAATATTTTACGAACAATTCTCCGATCGGGCAACCCCATTGCACGAGCAGCCACTCATGCAAA containing:
- a CDS encoding ubiquitin--protein ligase; translated protein: MTSTNTSASLIKRLQSELMSLMMSPTPGISAFPSGADMTKWNATMEGPTETPYEGLTLKLKISFPSNYPMSPPQILFRTPIYHPNVDMSGRICLDILKEAGPAEGAWSAALPTSSVLLSIQSLLGEPNNSSPLNGEAALMWDRDMVEFKRKVLARHVVPELLEEEE
- the MgXYL5 gene encoding beta-xylosidase (Beta-xylosidase, Glycosyl hydrolases family 43 (PF04616)) is translated as RMTVLLFLLPLSNAATFFPLLNMTDTAGNLIQAHGGNIIRSADSSDSNWYWFGEDKSTGGTFQGVNCYSSPDLTTWTAQGHVLSPISGSNISSSNIVERPKVIYNDKNKEYVMWFHGDTSNYGAAWTGVATSKTVNGPYTWKGNFNPLGQQSRDMTIYKDPSTSIAYLIFATNGNADFEIASLDEDYYNVVKSEYTFKGVFQEAPGVFLIDGTYYLLFSPQDGWTPTDNGYHTAPSMSGPWSATTLLSPKGTYAYLTQNAYDITIKGTQATTYLYLGDHWNAAQLGSSTYAFYPVTY
- the MgLAD2 gene encoding putative L-Arabinitol 4-dehydrogenase (L-Arabinitol 4-Dehydrogenase), translated to MATNGINAAPAFAMNKPNPALYTDEKRQIFMNDSPELQPGPNDCVVRMRCNGICGSDVHFWHTGCIGPLTVTAPHVLGHEGSGSVVWAGSNVTHLLPGDRVAIEPGVPCSTCYQCTSGNYNLCADVAFSGVPPFSGSIRRWHVHPAAFLHKIPDELSFSDGALLEPLSVVLHGFERSPIKLGESTVICGAGPIGMCALAVAKASGAAPIVITDLDAGRLEFATEFAPGCIPYQIVPGVSAQDTAVDILQTMQKAGGDQPRVVYECTGVQGSVVTSCYLPRPAGEVMVIGVGRPIMNEMPFMHMSLAEVDLKFINRYHHSWPMAIRLLQHKVIDLQPLVTHRYKLEEAQKALEASADRNSGSIKIHIED